Genomic window (Subtercola endophyticus):
CGTCGGCCCGTTCGGCAATGAGATCGCTCGCGTCGACGCCGTGCCGATCACAGCGCTGAAACCCGACGAATCGCGCGTCATCGAGGCGAAGCTCTCGGGCGTGGGCCAGTGGGCGTTCATCACCGCCCATGCAACTCTTGTTCCTCCCGCGTCGGTTGCGGGCACCCCGCTCACTCCGGTGACCCGAGACGGCTTTCTGTTCGTGCTGCCGTGGTTCATCGTGGTTCTGCTCATTCTCGGCGTCGGAGCATACTCCGTCGTGAGGCTGGTGCGCGGGGCGGAACTCACCGCCCTCGGCGTGCCAGCCGGCGCCGGTGTGAGTGCCGGTGCCAGCGCGGGTGCCGGCGAGCCGGGCGCGCTGGCGGGGGGAGCCGCGTGACAGACACGCTCGAGCGACCAGCGGGCGAAGCGTCAGAGGCTCCCGTGGGCGGGCCGACGACTGACGGGCATCCGGATGCCCGGCCACCGAAACCCCCGAAAGTACCCCGGCCGCCCAAGCCGCCCCGCAGGCCGCCCGCGTCGGCGATGCCAGCCGAACCGCTCGGCCCGATCCAGACCGTACTGCGCGGAGTTCTGTTGCTCGTTGCGGCCATGCTCTTCGCCTTCGCGGCGAACCTCACGATTCTGAGCCACGTGCAGCACTTCGTCGCCCAGCAGCAGCAGCTGAACGAGCTGCGCGTCGAGGCCGCCGCGGGCACTCTGCCGGTCAGTGAGGCGACCTTCGACGAGAAGCTTGTGCCCGACGGCGCGCCGGTGGGGTTCATCGACATTCCCTCGATCAACGTGCACGAGGTGATCTCCGAAGGCACGTCGGGTGATGTGCTGAAAAGCGGGCCCGGGCATCGGCGCGACTCGGTGCTGCCCGGGCAGGCCGGCATCAGTACCGTCATGGGCCGGGCGGCAGCGTTCGGGGGCCCGTTCTCGCGCATTCAAGAGCTGGCGCCGGGCGACACGTTCACGGTGGTCACCGGTCAGGGCACACAGCGGTTCGCGGTGATCGGCGTGCGGTATTCCGGTGACCCCGTTCCCACCTTCCGAGGCGGAACCAGCAGGCTGACTCTCATCACCGCACGCGGAGTCGCCTACGTTCCCACCGCCGTGGCCTATGTCGACGCCGAGCTCACCAGCCAGGTGCAACCGGCCGGCGCGCGGCAGACGACGTTTCTTGCGTTGCCGGCGCGCGACACCACGATGGCGACCGATACCTCGACCCTCTGGGCGCTCGTGTTCGCGCTGCAGTTCTTGCTCGCGGTCGAGATCGGGGCGGTCTGGGCATTCCGGCGCATCGGGGCACAGAAGACGTGGGTCGTGTTCGCTCCGCTGTCGATTCTCGCTGCGCTGTATGTGTCGAACCAGATGATCCTGTTGTTGCCGAATCTGCTCTGAGCGAGCAGCGAATCCCTGTGAAGAAAGCCTCATGACGTCACCAGAACCCGACGACGACCGTACTCAGGTACTGCCCCCCGTGTCGCGCCGCGATCAGCGTGCCGCGGCTCGGCCGCCGAAGCTGCCCAAGGCGCCGAGAGCGCCCAAACCGCCCAAGGCCGAGAAGCCGCCCAAATCGTTCGCCTTCGCCGAGCCGACGATCGCCGAGCGGGCCGTCGAGGCCGACGGAACCATGCTCGCTCCCGCCCGATCTTGGTCATCGATCGCTCCCGCGGTGGTCGAGCCGCTGCCGCTGGCCAGTCTCGAAGCGCGCAACATCTCGGCATGGTTCGGAGACCACCAGGTGCTCGACCGGGTCTCGCTGAGCATGCCTGCCGGGGTGATCACCTCGCTGATCGGGCCGTCGGGGTGCGGCAAGTCGACGTTCTTGCGCATCCTGAACCGGATGCACGAACTCGTGCCCTCGGCCAGCCTCGCCGGTGAGGTACTCATCGACGACCGCGACATCTACAGCGCCGACCGCAAACTGGTGGATGCCCGAAAGAGCATCGGAATGGTCTTTCAGAAGCCGAACCCGTTCCCGGCC
Coding sequences:
- a CDS encoding sortase — encoded protein: MTDTLERPAGEASEAPVGGPTTDGHPDARPPKPPKVPRPPKPPRRPPASAMPAEPLGPIQTVLRGVLLLVAAMLFAFAANLTILSHVQHFVAQQQQLNELRVEAAAGTLPVSEATFDEKLVPDGAPVGFIDIPSINVHEVISEGTSGDVLKSGPGHRRDSVLPGQAGISTVMGRAAAFGGPFSRIQELAPGDTFTVVTGQGTQRFAVIGVRYSGDPVPTFRGGTSRLTLITARGVAYVPTAVAYVDAELTSQVQPAGARQTTFLALPARDTTMATDTSTLWALVFALQFLLAVEIGAVWAFRRIGAQKTWVVFAPLSILAALYVSNQMILLLPNLL